AGCGCGTCATGGACTCGGGCGATCTTGAGCGTGAGCGCGGTATAACGATTCTTTCCAAGAACACGGCAATTCTGTACGGAGATACGAAGATCAACATCGTTGATACGCCGGGGCATGCGGACTTTGGCGGTGAGGTTGAGCGTGTTCTCAACATGGTCGATGGTGTTGTCCTGCTCGTGGACGCCTTTGAAGGGCCTATGCCGCAGACGAAGTATGTCCTGCGCAAGGCGCTTGAGCAGAAGCTGAAGCCGATCGTCGTTATCAACAAGATCGACCGTCCGGACCAGCGTGTAAACGATGTCTACGACGAAGTCCTCGAGCTCTTTATGGAATTGGATGCGGATGATGATCAGCTTGACTTCCCCTGCATCTACGCGACAGCCCGCGATGGTATTGCGAAGTATTCCATGGATGATGACAGTGATACCCTTGAGCCGCTGATGGAAACCATCGTTAAGGAATGCCCTGCGCCGACGGGAGACGGAGAAGGCCCGCTGCAGATGATGATCACGACGCTGGAAGCCGATGAGTATGTCGGTAAGGTTGCCATCGGGCGCATCATCCGCGGTAAAGTTCGCGCAAACCAGAATGTTATTCTCATCTCGAACGGAAACGAGGAAACAAAGGCAAAGATCGGCAAGGTTTTCGTCTATCAGGGACTGCAGCGCGTCGAGGTGCAGGAAGCCTCTCTGGGTGAAATCGTTGCGCTTACAGGTCTGGGTGAGGTCAGCATCGGCTATACCGTCGCCGATCCGGAGAACCCGGAGGCGCTGCCTACGATCAATATTGATGAGCCGACACTGTCGATGACGTTTGGGGTCAATACGAGTCCCTTTGCAGGACGCGAGGGACAGTTTGTCACGTCCCGCCACATTCGTGATCGTCTCTTCAAGGAGACGGAAACGAATGTCAGCCTTCGCGTGGAGGAGACAGATTCCGCGGATGTGTTCAAGGTATCCGGCCGTGGTGAGCTCCACCTGTCCATTCTCATTGAGACGATGCGCCGTGAGGGCTATGAACTGCAGGTCGGCAAGCCCGAAGTCGTCTACAAGACGATCAACGGAGAGAAGTGCGAGCCGCTCGAGAACCTTACAATCGAAGTGCCGCAGGAGTACATGGGCACGGTCATGGAGTCGCTCGGCACGAGAAAGGCGGAGCTCCAGAATATGACGGAAGTCTCCGGCTACATTCGCATGGAGTTCGTCATCCCTGCCCGCGGTCTTATTGGATTCCGATCGGAGCTGCTGACAAACACGAAGGGCAACGGCATCATGAACCACGTTTTCCGCGGCTATGTGCCATACAAGGGCGATATCCCGGGACGCTCCCGCGGCTCTCTCGTCGCGTTTGAACAGGGCGAGACGACGGGCTATGGCATCTTTTCCCTGCAGGATCGCGGAACGATGTTCATTGCTCCGAATCAATCCGTTTACGAGGGTATGATCGTCGGAGAGAACTCCCGTGAGATGGATATCGATATCAATCCGTGCAAGAAGAAGAATGTCACCAATATGCGCACGTCGGCATCGGATGAAGCAATCCGCCTTGTGCCGCCTCGCATCCTGAGTTTGGAGCAGGCGCTCGAATACATCAACGACGATGAGCTGGTCGAGGTCACGCCGGAGAATATCCGTCTCCGCAAGACGATTCTCGATCGTACGGCGAGAGGGCGCGCCAGCAAAAACGCCAGAAAGTAAATATAGCTCTTTTGACGGACGGGAGCAGTGAAACAGTTGTCTGTTTTGCAGCTTCTGTATGATGGAGTTAGAAGCGGAAAAAGAAGCGATGCACGGCGTAACGACCGGCATCGCTTCTTTTGTCGAATGCATGATTGCCTCCTGCTGCTCTTGGAGTGTGCATAGACGGTGTTTTGATAAAACGAATGTAGAGTAATGGCTGTAATTTTTCCATAAGCATCGCAGAAAAAAATTTTAAATCAAAAGAAGGAGTTTTGAAAAATACAGAGAAATATTTCTAATATCATACCAATGATGCGTTTTATAGTTTTTTCTTTCGCATGATTGGCACAAGATATTGTGGTTTGCCCAGTGTTTTCAAGGCAAGGCGCAAAGCAATAATAATATTTTCATTCGTCTATAAAAATTTTTTGAAACGAGGTCTATGCGATGAACTTGATGGAAGGTATTAACAAATTAACGGATTTTCTCATGCCGCCGATTGAAGAAGAAAAAGTTGTCCGCATCGGTGGTGCAAAACAGGAAGAGATGGAAGAAGAGGAGATTCTGGAAGAAGTCAAGGTTGTCAATGGAGCAAGCCGTTTCCGTTCCGTACCCGTTCAGAAGGCCGTGCCGACGTCGTCGGTGCGCCGTGCGACCGTATCGGAGCAGCCTGCGCGTCCGCAGCTCACGGTGCATACGACAAAGGTGGCATCTTTGGATGTCAAGATTCACGTGCCGACAAGCTTTGATTACTGCCCGCGCATTGCCGATGATCTCAAAGCAGGCAGAGCGACAATTGTAAACTATGAGCGCGTACAGTTTGAAGAGCAGGTGCGCATCTGTGATTTTGTCAATGGTCTCGTATATGTGCTTGAGGGCGAGGTCAATCGTGTTTCGGATACAATGGTGCTCTATGTGCCGCAGGGAGTTAACGTCTATAACGCGGAGCCCGTGGCCTTGACAGATTGATTTTCATAGAACAGGACGGAACCGTCGTGCGCGTGTGCGACGGTTTTTTTATTGCCTTTTCACGTGTTTTGTGATAGCCTATAGAATGCAGAAAAAGGGGATGGGGGCGATACAATGCTGCAAATCTACAAATCCATGGAAAGCGGTCCGCTGGAAGAGCTTTCTCTTAAAAAAATAGAAAAAGGCGCATGGATCAACATGATTGCACCAACACCCTATGAACTGAAGGTTATCGGCGATATTACGGAGGTCGACCCTGACTTTCTGCGGTCCGCACTCGATGATGAAGAGCGCTCGCATACCGACGTCGAGGACAATGCCGTCATGGTCTTGACGAATGTGCCTGTGATGCGAGGCCTTGATACATACGACACGCTGCCGCTTGCCATCATCTTGACGAACGATTATCTCATTACTGTTTGCCTGGAAGAGACTCCGGTTTTATCCGAGTTCAACGAAAAGACGTATAAGATTTTCCGCACCTTTAAAAGGACGCGATTCCTCTTTCAGATTCTATACAAGTCGGCAACCTTCTATCTACGCTATCTGCGTCAAATCAGCAAGCATTCCGATGAAATTGAAGCGAATCTGCGCCGGTCCATGGAGAATACCGATATCCTGCGTCTCCTTGAACTCCAAAAGGGCCTGACCTACTTCAGCGTGGCGCTCCGCTCCAATGGTGTTGTGCTTGATAAGCTGATGCGTATCCGTACGGGGACCGGAATGACGCCCATCATCAAAGTCTATGAGGAAGATGAAGACCTCTTAGAGGATGTCATCATTGAAAATAAGCAGGCGCGAGAGATGGCGGAGCTGTATAGCAAGATTCTTGCCCGTATGGCAGACAGCTTTTCTTCCATCATCTCCAACAACCAGAACCTGGTTATGAAATTTCTCGCCGCGATGACGATCATTTTGGCGATACCGACCGTGATATCGAGCTTCTTCGGCATGAATGTGCCCGTTCCCATGGAAGGTGATACGAGTGCCTTTGTCTACATCGCGGGAATAGCTGCTGTCATCGCCGGCTGCTCATCCTATATCCTCTGGCGAAAGAACATGTTCTGAAAGGGGGAAAAGTCGTGCCATCCATGACCGAGTCCGATCTGAAGGCGGGCGTAATCTTTGGAGATCGTGCAACGGATGAATACGTCTATATGCCGGCAAGTGAAATCGGAGTAAAAGTGCCTGTCTGCGTCTATGAGGCGCCGGGTCTTCGCGACGATATCGACTTTGCCGAAGCGCTTCGCCTTATTCGTGTTCGCAGCCTCCGTCCGACGACACATCCGCGGCTGGGAAAGACCTCCTGCTGATAATTTTGACACATAAAAGACCGCTGTCTCTTACGAGGCGGCGGTCTTTTGGCATTTCAAGGGGAAACTCGAGCACAGTCTGTGATGGAACCCGTGGATAAAGGCAGAGTGAAAAGGTACGCGAAGACATGCGGATAAAGATATCGAAGCTTCTTCAAATGTGAAAATAGTTGAACATCTTCATGGTAATCGTCTTTGCATCGGCATCCTTGTGCTTGAGCAAATAGGAGAGGGAGCCTTTGAAGTAAAAGGAAGAAATGGGGATAAAGTGACGGCGCTTTTTGAAATTGCCCCACTGAAGAAGTTTATGATATATGACAGAGATGTCTTCTTTTGTAGCATTATGCTTTTTGAGAAGTCGATTCAGACGACTGTCTCTTTGCAGGTCTTCGTAGATGATATCAAGGATGGCGGGATCATGGGGCTTCTCCGCGTATTCTGCAATGAGCTTGGTGAGATGGGCAGATCGCTGCCAAGAGCGGTGTACGCCGCAGATGAAGAATATCGTCAGAGCCAAGATGAATAGAAGGAGGATGAAATTTGCCATGCGTAAATCCTTTCGTGTTCAGAGCGGTGTATGAAGAGAAGATGCATAGAGCGGCCATCGTACAGGCAGTAAAAAGCACGGTCTGCACGGCTTCTGTTACAAATAATAGGAAAATGCGGTGGGGATACTGTATCGATTCGCGATGTCTTCTTCGGATGCCCATACGAGCTGATCGGGAAATGCCTCGTCGCTGCTCATATAGGCGGCGGGTGCTTCCTTTACGCCGGTCGCTTTCGGAGAGGTAGAGGCAAGCTTGATATCCCAGCCCTGCATGTGCCATTCGATATGACTGAAGATGTGTTTTTTTACGGGGAGCTTTTCGATATGCGTAACATCGTATCCGCGGTCGTCAAATAAATCTAAAAGGCTTTGCTTTTTGTAGTAATCATTCAGGTGCGGCAGTTCCCAAAGGTTGGCAAGCAGTCCTTCGGAAGATCGCTGCCGTATAGCCAGTTGGTTTTGACAGGAGAGGCGCAGGACGGTCAGTTTTTCTATGCGGCGCTTTTTCTTCGGAGACCGGTAGGGAAGAGCATCTGTCAAATCATCTGCATACGCGCGGCAAAAGGAGGACAGCGGACAGCAGAGGCATAGAGGCTTTTTGGGAAGACAGATGCTGGAACCGAGGTCCATGAAGGCTTGCGTCATATCACTGCAGGATTTTCCCTGGTCCGGAAGGATTGGAAGCAGAGCTTCTTCGACGCGGCGTTTCGTTGTATCCTGCAGAATATCTAAAGAAAACCCGGCGAGACGCATGACGACACGGAGAACATTTCCGTCTACGGCCGGATAGGGGAGATGATAAGCAATGGACAGGATGGCGCCGGCTGTATATCGTCCGATACCGGGAAGTGAGAGAAGAGCATCAAAATCTCGAGGAAGCTCTCCATTATACTTTTCCATCACTTCCTGTGCAGCACGCTTGAGGTTTCTCGCGCGGCTGTAATAACCCAACCCCTGCCAGTACTTGAGAAGCGTTTCTTCCTCTAACGCGGCTAAGCTCGGAATATCGGGAATCGCGTCAATGAAGCGGGTATAGTAACTGCGGACGGCTTCTACGCGTGTTTGCTGCAGCATGATTTCGGATATCCAAACGTGATAGGGAGTGGGTGCATCACGCCAGGGAAGTGTACGCATAGAGGCCCGATACCAGGTGAGCAGAGCATCTCGTATATGGACATTGAGTTCCAGCAATGTAATTATCCTCCAAGAAGCAACAGAAAAAGCGGCAGCCGAAGCTGTCGCCTTTCCATTGTATCGTACGAGTTCCTATTTCTTGAGCGCTTCTTTCAGAATCGCCGTGACAGCTTCCTGTGCTACGCGCAGGACATCGGTGTATGCCTGATTGTAAAGCTCACCGCCGTCAACAACACCGCGGCCGTTCTCAGTAACAAAGAATTTTTTTGGACGCTCGCTGAAGTTCTCGTCGGCTTCCTTGAATTTCTCTGCTACCAGCTGTTCTAATTCCTGATCTGTCAAGATAGTCACCTCTCTCTCAAAAACACAAAATTATTATACACCAGTTTCAACATTCCATCAATGGATTCACGTGCGATATTTTCATTTTAACTGAAAAATTACTTTTATAATGCCCGCTTTTATGGTGTAAGGAATTTTTCCTTGACAAGCTTTTTTTGATTTGCTATACTTTGTTAGGTGTTAAGCAAAATTCCTTTGCATGTTGCAGGATAGAGGTGACGGGATGCTGGATAAGCGTTTGCAGATGTCGAATCTCTTCGATGTGTACGGACTTCTTTTAACGGATAAACAGCAGCTGTCTCTTACAAGATACCTCTTTGAGGATTATTCGCTGGCAGAGATAGGTGAGGAGATCGGCGCCTCTCGTCAAGCCGCCTATGATCTCGTTCACCGTGCGCAGGAAACCATGGAGCAGATGGAGGAAAAGCTGGGATTTCTTGAGCGGACGACAAAAGCGCGGGCTCTTATCGAGGAGCTGGCGGAGGATCTCAGAAACGGTGCGAACGCGGATAAGATGAAAAATACTGTGGAGCAGTTGGCTGCTTTGCACAGATAGAGAGGAGGGAAAACATGCTGTTTGAAAATTTGTCGGAGCGCCTGCAGGCGACGTTTAAGAAGCTTCGCGGTCACGGAAAGCTGACGGAAGATGATGTCAATCAGGCTATGCGTGAAGTGCGGATGGCGCTGCTGGAAGCCGATGTCAACTTCAAGGTTGTCAAGTCTTTTATTGAAAAGGTCAAAGAGCGCGCAATCGGGCAGGAAGTTTTGGAGACTTTGACGCCGGCGCAAGTCGTCATCAAGATTGTAGATGAAGAGCTTACTGCTCTGATGGGCGGCGAGACGGCTCGCATCGAGATCGCACCGCAGCCGCCGACCGTTATCATGATGGCGGGTCTGCAGGGTGCCGGTAAGACGACTTCGGCGGGCAAGCTGGCACTGATGTTTAAGAAGCAGGGGAAAAAGCCTCTCCTGGTTGCGGCGGATATATATCGCCCTGCGGCTATCAAACAGCTGCAGGTGCTGGGCGGACAGCTTGATGTGCCGGTTTTTTCTCTCCCGGAGGGAAATTCCGCGGTGCGCATAGCGCAGGATGCCGTGGAATTTGCCAAATCGCACCTGCATGACATTGTCATCATTGACACGGCAGGACGCCTGCACGTCGATGAGGCTCTGATGAAGGA
This portion of the Selenomonas sp. TAMA-11512 genome encodes:
- a CDS encoding magnesium transporter CorA family protein, translating into MLQIYKSMESGPLEELSLKKIEKGAWINMIAPTPYELKVIGDITEVDPDFLRSALDDEERSHTDVEDNAVMVLTNVPVMRGLDTYDTLPLAIILTNDYLITVCLEETPVLSEFNEKTYKIFRTFKRTRFLFQILYKSATFYLRYLRQISKHSDEIEANLRRSMENTDILRLLELQKGLTYFSVALRSNGVVLDKLMRIRTGTGMTPIIKVYEEDEDLLEDVIIENKQAREMAELYSKILARMADSFSSIISNNQNLVMKFLAAMTIILAIPTVISSFFGMNVPVPMEGDTSAFVYIAGIAAVIAGCSSYILWRKNMF
- the ylxM gene encoding YlxM family DNA-binding protein; this translates as MLDKRLQMSNLFDVYGLLLTDKQQLSLTRYLFEDYSLAEIGEEIGASRQAAYDLVHRAQETMEQMEEKLGFLERTTKARALIEELAEDLRNGANADKMKNTVEQLAALHR
- a CDS encoding cell division protein SepF; translated protein: MNLMEGINKLTDFLMPPIEEEKVVRIGGAKQEEMEEEEILEEVKVVNGASRFRSVPVQKAVPTSSVRRATVSEQPARPQLTVHTTKVASLDVKIHVPTSFDYCPRIADDLKAGRATIVNYERVQFEEQVRICDFVNGLVYVLEGEVNRVSDTMVLYVPQGVNVYNAEPVALTD
- the typA gene encoding translational GTPase TypA; translation: MSVNENLRNIAIIAHVDHGKTTLVDAMLRQSHVFRSNEQVAERVMDSGDLERERGITILSKNTAILYGDTKINIVDTPGHADFGGEVERVLNMVDGVVLLVDAFEGPMPQTKYVLRKALEQKLKPIVVINKIDRPDQRVNDVYDEVLELFMELDADDDQLDFPCIYATARDGIAKYSMDDDSDTLEPLMETIVKECPAPTGDGEGPLQMMITTLEADEYVGKVAIGRIIRGKVRANQNVILISNGNEETKAKIGKVFVYQGLQRVEVQEASLGEIVALTGLGEVSIGYTVADPENPEALPTINIDEPTLSMTFGVNTSPFAGREGQFVTSRHIRDRLFKETETNVSLRVEETDSADVFKVSGRGELHLSILIETMRREGYELQVGKPEVVYKTINGEKCEPLENLTIEVPQEYMGTVMESLGTRKAELQNMTEVSGYIRMEFVIPARGLIGFRSELLTNTKGNGIMNHVFRGYVPYKGDIPGRSRGSLVAFEQGETTGYGIFSLQDRGTMFIAPNQSVYEGMIVGENSREMDIDINPCKKKNVTNMRTSASDEAIRLVPPRILSLEQALEYINDDELVEVTPENIRLRKTILDRTARGRASKNARK
- the mutY gene encoding A/G-specific adenine glycosylase, which translates into the protein MLELNVHIRDALLTWYRASMRTLPWRDAPTPYHVWISEIMLQQTRVEAVRSYYTRFIDAIPDIPSLAALEEETLLKYWQGLGYYSRARNLKRAAQEVMEKYNGELPRDFDALLSLPGIGRYTAGAILSIAYHLPYPAVDGNVLRVVMRLAGFSLDILQDTTKRRVEEALLPILPDQGKSCSDMTQAFMDLGSSICLPKKPLCLCCPLSSFCRAYADDLTDALPYRSPKKKRRIEKLTVLRLSCQNQLAIRQRSSEGLLANLWELPHLNDYYKKQSLLDLFDDRGYDVTHIEKLPVKKHIFSHIEWHMQGWDIKLASTSPKATGVKEAPAAYMSSDEAFPDQLVWASEEDIANRYSIPTAFSYYL